A stretch of the Spirochaetota bacterium genome encodes the following:
- a CDS encoding ABC transporter permease — translation MHLFELFIGWRYLKAKKSQGFISFNTFLSIFIVAIGVFVLIVVMSVMTGFQSQIRDKILDVDAHITISRYYADTDSEGIANYRELSDKIKNVKQIKTIMPFIQGQGLVRVKSYIFPVAIRGYGNPGEVPKDITKFITAGDTEFKSASSIAIGEEMAFNYNLRLGDYIEVIVPKGRLTAREGITPGIGKYRITAFFKTGYYDFDTKLIIMTLPQTQILFGIGNIISGLGLKLYDVYDMDRVSSMIQSIIGYDYQVITAEQQNQNLFYALKLEKLIMTIILFLVIISASFTIMGTLVMVVMEKRKAIGILKAMGAQPYSIMIIFILEGFFIGLIGAIIGVITGLATAINLEAIIHWVERVINSIMSWIYITFDLGVFYPVSLVPKNVYYIDSLPTQIQPEFVMLVAILAIFIATVAAILPSWHASRLHPVESIRYE, via the coding sequence ATGCATTTATTTGAGCTTTTTATTGGCTGGCGATATCTCAAAGCAAAAAAATCCCAGGGATTTATTTCATTCAATACATTCCTTTCTATATTTATTGTTGCTATCGGCGTTTTTGTCCTTATTGTTGTGATGTCCGTCATGACAGGTTTCCAGAGTCAAATACGAGATAAAATTTTAGATGTTGACGCACATATTACTATAAGCCGTTACTATGCTGATACTGATAGTGAAGGAATAGCCAATTACAGGGAACTATCGGACAAGATAAAAAATGTTAAACAAATTAAAACAATTATGCCATTTATTCAGGGTCAGGGTCTTGTCCGTGTAAAATCGTATATATTCCCTGTTGCAATTCGCGGTTACGGCAATCCTGGTGAAGTCCCCAAAGATATAACAAAATTTATTACCGCAGGCGATACGGAATTCAAGAGCGCTTCTTCAATAGCAATTGGGGAAGAGATGGCTTTCAATTACAATCTCAGGCTTGGCGATTACATAGAAGTAATTGTCCCCAAAGGGCGTTTGACTGCGCGGGAGGGGATCACTCCGGGAATTGGCAAATACAGAATTACAGCTTTTTTTAAGACGGGGTATTATGACTTTGATACTAAACTCATTATCATGACGTTACCGCAAACACAAATTTTATTTGGTATTGGCAACATTATCAGTGGGTTGGGGTTAAAACTTTATGATGTGTACGATATGGATAGGGTTTCTTCAATGATCCAGAGTATTATTGGATATGACTATCAGGTTATTACTGCAGAGCAGCAAAATCAGAATTTGTTTTATGCGTTGAAATTAGAAAAGCTTATTATGACTATTATTCTTTTTTTAGTTATTATCTCGGCTTCATTTACCATTATGGGTACTCTTGTCATGGTGGTTATGGAAAAGCGAAAAGCTATTGGAATTTTAAAAGCAATGGGCGCGCAGCCGTATTCAATAATGATCATCTTTATTCTTGAGGGTTTTTTTATTGGGCTTATTGGTGCCATCATTGGAGTTATTACAGGACTTGCAACAGCAATAAATTTAGAGGCTATTATTCACTGGGTTGAACGTGTTATAAATAGCATAATGTCCTGGATATATATAACATTTGATTTAGGTGTATTTTATCCTGTGTCACTGGTGCCAAAAAATGTCTATTACATTGATTCGCTGCCAACGCAGATTCAACCCGAGTTTGTCATGCTTGTTGCCATACTGGCCATTTTTATTGCCACAGTTGCTGCTATTTTACCTTCATGGCATGCATCAAGACTTCACCCTGTTGAATCAATACGGTATGAATAA
- a CDS encoding MBL fold metallo-hydrolase, with product MKIEFVGGARTVTGSSFIVKNNNFTVMVDCGMFQGTRELRERNYLNLIYAPPQIDCLLLTHAHIDHSGLIPKLVKEGFTKPIYATKATCELATIMLPDSAHIQEQDAEIINKKRKKIGREFIHPIYTSEDAERCLQYFNPVNYHETISVHPQIKAHFYDAGHILGSSFIEMRVQENNKEQVIIFSGDIGQKNQAIIQDPELPEYADILLIESTYGDRLHKSKEDTYNELKHVILDSYNKKGNIIIPAFAIERTQEILYTIAQLVKKGEIPPIPVYLDSPLATSATEIFMNNQDCFDEAMLKLLKSGDSPLDFPNLHFVQTVEESKWLNTNAKGAIIIAASGMCTAGRIKHHLLNNLYKPESSVVFVGYQAEGTLGRRIIDGAKLVKIYGENVAVRAKIYTIGGFSAHADKEGLLEWMSYIKNPNLKVFVIHGEEKASTAFADEIQNRFGYSVYVPHWGEIIDLDTMKSEYAQYSPIEKTDNIESEIERISQLLSTIKIRYQKAKEEGRRINWAQVENDISDVGELITMINDEL from the coding sequence ATGAAAATTGAATTTGTTGGCGGAGCACGAACAGTAACAGGTTCATCGTTTATTGTTAAAAATAACAATTTTACTGTAATGGTGGATTGTGGAATGTTTCAGGGAACAAGGGAACTGCGTGAACGGAATTATCTCAATCTTATTTATGCACCACCACAAATTGATTGTTTGCTTTTAACACACGCACATATTGATCATAGCGGTCTCATTCCAAAATTAGTTAAAGAAGGCTTTACAAAACCAATCTATGCAACTAAAGCTACCTGTGAATTAGCAACCATAATGCTTCCCGATAGTGCCCATATTCAGGAACAGGATGCTGAGATTATAAATAAAAAAAGAAAAAAAATTGGTCGTGAATTCATACATCCCATTTATACTTCTGAAGATGCAGAACGATGTTTGCAATATTTTAATCCTGTAAATTACCATGAAACAATATCAGTTCACCCTCAGATTAAGGCGCACTTTTATGATGCGGGGCATATACTGGGTTCCTCATTTATTGAAATGCGTGTACAGGAAAACAATAAAGAACAGGTCATTATTTTTTCAGGTGATATTGGACAAAAAAATCAGGCAATAATACAAGATCCTGAATTACCAGAATATGCTGATATTCTCCTTATTGAATCAACATACGGTGACAGATTACATAAAAGTAAAGAAGATACATATAATGAATTAAAACACGTAATACTTGATTCATACAATAAAAAAGGCAACATTATCATTCCGGCATTTGCCATAGAACGAACACAGGAAATACTGTATACTATAGCGCAGCTGGTGAAAAAAGGTGAGATACCGCCAATACCAGTATATTTAGATTCACCACTTGCTACATCAGCTACTGAGATTTTTATGAATAATCAGGATTGCTTTGATGAAGCTATGCTTAAACTCCTTAAATCAGGTGATAGTCCTCTTGATTTTCCCAATCTTCATTTTGTACAGACAGTTGAAGAATCAAAATGGTTAAATACCAATGCCAAAGGAGCAATAATCATCGCAGCCAGTGGCATGTGTACTGCAGGCAGAATTAAACATCATCTTTTAAATAATCTTTATAAACCGGAATCTTCCGTGGTATTTGTTGGTTATCAGGCTGAAGGTACATTGGGCCGGCGTATAATTGATGGTGCCAAGCTTGTAAAAATTTATGGCGAAAATGTTGCCGTCAGAGCAAAGATATATACCATTGGCGGATTTTCCGCACATGCCGATAAAGAAGGTTTACTTGAATGGATGAGCTATATTAAAAATCCAAATCTTAAAGTTTTTGTGATACATGGTGAAGAAAAAGCATCAACAGCATTTGCTGATGAAATTCAAAACCGCTTTGGATACTCCGTTTATGTGCCTCACTGGGGGGAAATAATTGACCTGGATACTATGAAATCTGAATATGCACAATACAGTCCCATTGAAAAAACCGACAATATTGAATCTGAAATTGAAAGAATTTCACAGCTTCTTTCTACTATAAAAATACGGTATCAGAAAGCTAAGGAAGAGGGTAGAAGAATTAACTGGGCACAAGTAGAAAATGATATTTCGGACGTAGGAGAACTTATTACAATGATAAATGATGAGCTGTAA
- a CDS encoding rod-binding protein gives MDTTIKNIIESQKTIQSINKQKDIEQKIHNNSTEFKSLLDNAIAKNNDKPVDKKLMDVCIEMESLFVYQMLKEMRKTVHKENDLLYGGMAQEIFEDMLYNEYALQMSKTANFGLAKTLYEQLSQK, from the coding sequence ATGGATACAACCATTAAAAATATAATCGAAAGCCAGAAAACCATACAATCTATAAATAAGCAAAAAGATATAGAACAGAAAATACACAATAACTCCACAGAATTCAAATCCTTGCTGGATAACGCAATAGCTAAAAACAACGATAAACCAGTTGATAAAAAGCTTATGGATGTTTGTATTGAAATGGAATCATTATTTGTATATCAGATGCTTAAAGAAATGCGTAAAACAGTTCATAAAGAAAATGATTTATTGTATGGTGGAATGGCGCAAGAAATATTTGAGGATATGCTTTACAATGAATATGCCCTCCAGATGTCAAAAACTGCAAATTTTGGTCTGGCCAAAACACTGTATGAACAGTTAAGCCAGAAGTAA
- a CDS encoding flagellar basal body P-ring protein FlgI, whose amino-acid sequence MMNTVYKIIICTIILIFFTTQSFAEVPVKIKDLVAIDGLKENQVYGYGLVIGLQGTGDSKVKLSQSSLSNVLKNLGLNDENINSKNIAAVLVTATLPPYVRLGDRIDVTVSSIGDAKSLENGVLLQSALKGADDTTYVVAQGVISIAGDKRKGATIGRIVSGGIVEKEILPDIVKDGNIKFSLLNFDFSVAKEIKNAIEKKYPDSKPIIDKGFIQCTLPQNVTVTDFIADIENIEIVPVYSARVVINERNGTIVMGGDIRVSQAVISKQGVTITIEETRKKGSMYLLKDAATVKDLVDSLNYIGMSTQDIIVILKAMKQAGCLHAELIVQ is encoded by the coding sequence ATGATGAATACAGTATATAAAATAATTATCTGTACAATTATATTAATATTTTTTACTACACAATCTTTTGCAGAAGTCCCTGTAAAAATCAAAGACCTTGTTGCCATTGATGGATTAAAAGAAAATCAGGTGTATGGCTATGGCCTTGTTATTGGTTTACAGGGTACTGGTGATAGCAAAGTTAAATTGTCACAGAGTTCATTGTCTAATGTATTGAAAAACTTAGGGCTTAATGATGAAAATATTAATTCTAAAAATATTGCAGCTGTCCTTGTTACTGCAACTTTGCCACCGTATGTCAGGCTTGGTGACAGAATTGATGTTACTGTTTCATCCATTGGCGATGCAAAATCACTTGAAAATGGAGTTCTATTGCAATCAGCATTAAAAGGTGCTGATGATACTACGTATGTTGTTGCACAGGGTGTTATTTCAATTGCTGGTGACAAGCGTAAAGGGGCAACCATAGGCAGGATAGTGTCTGGTGGCATAGTTGAAAAAGAAATTTTGCCTGATATTGTTAAAGATGGGAACATTAAATTTTCACTTCTAAATTTTGATTTTTCAGTAGCAAAAGAAATAAAAAATGCTATTGAAAAGAAATATCCCGATTCAAAGCCCATAATAGATAAAGGTTTTATTCAATGCACACTGCCACAAAATGTTACAGTCACAGATTTCATAGCCGATATTGAAAACATAGAGATAGTACCTGTATATAGTGCACGAGTAGTAATCAATGAACGAAATGGTACCATAGTGATGGGTGGAGATATTCGTGTTTCACAGGCAGTGATAAGCAAGCAAGGGGTTACAATAACTATTGAAGAAACACGTAAAAAAGGCAGTATGTATTTATTAAAAGATGCTGCTACTGTCAAAGATTTAGTTGATTCATTAAATTACATTGGTATGAGTACTCAAGATATTATCGTAATTTTAAAAGCAATGAAGCAGGCAGGATGTCTTCATGCAGAATTGATTGTTCAGTGA
- the flgG gene encoding flagellar basal-body rod protein FlgG, whose product MMRSLWTAASGMIGQQFNIDTISNNLSNVNTTGFKKLRAEFEDLIYQTVLMAGTPATEISEVPTGIQVGHGVKVAATQKLFDQGSLQATGNKLDIALEGDGFFKVQLYDGTIAYTRDGSFKVDSNRHIVTSNGYLLEPPIVLPENFIMDSLSISQDGRITVKVVGDDEPIEVGQLEIARFVNPAGLQNIGGNLYKTTPASGEEIAGPPGIDGMARTHQGFLEMSNVKVVEEMVNMIVAQRAYEINSKAIQTSDSMLGTAIGLKR is encoded by the coding sequence ATGATGCGTTCATTGTGGACTGCTGCATCAGGGATGATAGGACAGCAATTTAATATAGATACGATATCTAACAATTTATCCAACGTTAATACAACAGGTTTTAAAAAGCTACGGGCTGAATTTGAAGATTTAATCTATCAAACAGTCCTTATGGCCGGTACACCTGCTACTGAAATAAGCGAAGTGCCCACCGGAATACAGGTTGGGCATGGTGTAAAGGTGGCAGCAACTCAGAAACTTTTTGATCAGGGAAGTTTACAGGCAACCGGTAACAAGCTTGATATTGCCTTGGAAGGTGATGGTTTTTTCAAAGTACAGCTTTATGATGGTACTATTGCATATACCCGTGATGGATCATTTAAAGTTGATTCAAACAGGCACATAGTTACTTCAAACGGCTATTTACTGGAACCACCAATAGTGTTGCCTGAAAATTTTATTATGGATTCACTTTCTATCAGTCAGGACGGCAGAATTACGGTTAAAGTCGTTGGCGATGATGAACCAATTGAAGTTGGACAGCTTGAAATTGCTCGTTTTGTTAACCCGGCAGGTTTACAGAATATTGGTGGTAATTTATACAAAACAACACCTGCATCTGGAGAAGAAATAGCAGGGCCTCCGGGAATTGACGGCATGGCACGCACGCATCAGGGATTTCTGGAAATGTCTAATGTTAAAGTGGTTGAGGAAATGGTAAACATGATTGTTGCTCAGCGTGCGTATGAAATCAATTCTAAAGCAATCCAGACATCTGATTCTATGTTAGGAACTGCTATTGGATTGAAGCGATAA
- a CDS encoding ABC transporter ATP-binding protein, translating into MDYSMTRSINSDNTIIKTENLFKQYGYGTNSITVLKNITFSINKGEIVSVMGPSGAGKSTLLHIIGCLDTFQGGSVQILHQDISPFSYDELSSFRNQHIGFIFQMHNLMPEFTALENAMMPLLIKRQSYTKAKQKAFELLEHFGVSDRASHKPAELSGGECQRIAVARALITEPDIILADEPTGNLDRKNSDILIELLFKNCAEKGSTVVIVTHDHYIASKTQRVITLIDGTIQTDVINY; encoded by the coding sequence ATGGATTATAGTATGACCCGTAGCATCAATTCAGATAACACTATCATAAAAACTGAAAATCTATTTAAACAATATGGATATGGTACAAATTCCATAACAGTACTTAAAAATATCACCTTTAGTATTAATAAAGGTGAGATAGTTTCTGTTATGGGACCTTCAGGTGCAGGCAAATCCACATTGTTGCATATTATTGGTTGCCTTGACACATTCCAGGGTGGCAGTGTTCAGATATTGCATCAGGATATTTCCCCATTTTCATATGATGAATTATCCAGCTTCAGAAATCAGCATATTGGTTTTATATTTCAGATGCATAATCTTATGCCTGAGTTTACAGCATTGGAAAACGCCATGATGCCTTTGTTGATTAAACGCCAATCATATACAAAAGCAAAACAGAAAGCATTTGAACTCTTAGAGCATTTTGGTGTGTCCGATAGGGCCAGCCATAAACCTGCCGAATTATCCGGTGGTGAATGCCAGCGTATTGCTGTAGCACGTGCGCTGATAACCGAACCTGATATCATATTAGCTGATGAACCAACTGGCAACCTTGATAGAAAAAATTCTGATATATTAATTGAACTTCTTTTTAAGAACTGTGCAGAGAAGGGTTCTACAGTTGTTATTGTAACTCATGATCACTATATTGCTTCCAAAACTCAAAGGGTAATTACACTCATTGATGGTACAATACAAACTGATGTTATTAATTATTAA
- a CDS encoding flagellar basal body L-ring protein FlgH, with the protein MKKFLLAIVFLIIPAVYADTIWKDKNIYTAQDTIKVGDIFTVAITDISQMRFTLTLANNDAFTVTSTPDGNITPFLPAVNANKKATKNNNTNLQHRGNIALHIAATVQQRLENGNFRIAGSKTFSFSGVTTVFTVSGIVNPAAIKGGTINSSDIANLVLQIQGVKEGVQIIRPPLKEGETTSPALTEQEKQQIIIQYLQRILGELTQQ; encoded by the coding sequence ATGAAAAAATTTTTATTGGCGATAGTTTTTTTAATAATACCTGCTGTTTATGCAGATACTATCTGGAAAGATAAAAATATCTATACTGCTCAGGATACAATCAAAGTTGGCGATATTTTTACTGTTGCTATTACTGATATTTCGCAGATGCGTTTTACTCTGACACTTGCCAATAATGATGCATTCACAGTAACCTCAACACCCGATGGCAATATTACACCATTTTTACCAGCAGTAAATGCAAATAAAAAAGCTACAAAAAATAACAACACCAATCTTCAGCATCGTGGGAATATAGCTTTGCATATTGCAGCAACTGTGCAGCAGCGTCTTGAAAATGGTAATTTCAGAATTGCAGGTTCAAAAACATTTTCATTCAGTGGTGTTACTACAGTATTTACTGTTAGTGGTATTGTTAATCCTGCTGCAATAAAAGGTGGTACTATTAATTCCAGTGATATAGCTAATTTAGTATTACAGATACAAGGTGTAAAAGAAGGCGTGCAAATTATACGACCACCATTGAAAGAAGGTGAAACCACTTCGCCAGCATTAACCGAACAGGAAAAGCAGCAGATTATTATTCAATATTTGCAAAGGATTTTGGGTGAGTTGACACAGCAATGA
- a CDS encoding flagella basal body P-ring formation protein FlgA — protein sequence MNRVLLAIIISTLFHSLLYADLAVYLKSNTAPKNNLLVADIAQIDGDEADLVKKIIIPEAALEDGYITKNEVYQLLKGVVTGLLVVHGSAVKLVVPESISTSNSSLQELSPIQNELIIAKGDLVTVKLIKKSIVIELIGKALQSGKTGDEIKISLQSGKTITGKIVNNGVECYL from the coding sequence ATGAATAGAGTACTTTTAGCTATAATCATTTCTACGTTATTTCATTCATTGCTGTATGCAGATTTGGCTGTATATTTAAAGTCAAATACTGCACCAAAAAATAATCTTTTGGTTGCTGATATTGCTCAGATTGATGGCGATGAAGCTGATTTAGTGAAGAAAATAATTATACCTGAAGCTGCTTTAGAAGATGGGTACATTACCAAAAATGAAGTTTATCAATTGTTGAAAGGTGTTGTTACAGGGCTTCTGGTTGTTCACGGTAGTGCAGTAAAACTTGTTGTGCCAGAGAGTATATCTACTTCTAATAGCTCATTACAGGAACTATCGCCCATACAAAATGAATTAATAATTGCTAAAGGTGATCTTGTTACTGTTAAGTTAATTAAAAAATCTATTGTCATTGAGTTGATTGGCAAAGCATTGCAAAGTGGCAAAACTGGTGATGAAATTAAAATTTCATTACAAAGTGGCAAAACTATCACAGGAAAAATTGTCAATAATGGTGTAGAGTGTTACTTATGA